The following is a genomic window from Prevotella nigrescens.
TTGGAAAAGTATATTTCAAGTCAGTTAGGTGTATCGAAAGAAGAGATGCCCGACTTTATACGTGGACTGAAAGAAGGTATTTCAAAACGTAAAGACTCATCATTTGCAGCATACACAGCAGGCTTGCAAATCGCAGCACAGGTAGAAAGAGCCATGCTTCCCAATATAAAGAAGCAGTTTAAAGGTATATCTGCAGACATCAACGATAGGCTCTTCTTCAGAGGTTTCGTTGATGCTATGAAAAAAGACACTACCTTCTTCAAACAAGAAGAAGCGCAAGAATATCTTAATAAAAAGCAAAAAGCATTGGCAGACCAACGCAACGCACAAACAAAAGCTGCAGGCGAGAAGTTCCTTACAGAGAATAAGAAGAAGCCGGGAGTAGTTACTTTGCCAAGCGGACTGCAGTATAAGGTGCTCGTTAAGGGCAATGGCGCAAAGCCGGCAAAGGACGATATGGTTAAAGTAGTGTACGAAGGGCGCACCATCGACGGTAAAGTGTTCGATGCAACATCACGCCACGGAACCGAAAGTGACACCTTTGGTGTAGGAAAACTTATAAAAGGGTGGACCGAAGCACTCATGCTTATGCCGGTAGGGTCTAAGTGGGAGATATACATTCCACAGGAATTAGCCTACGGAGCACGGGGTGCGGGCGACGATATAGCACCTTATTCAGCACTCATTTTTACCCTTGAATTGAAAGGAATAGAACAAACTGCAATAGGAGTTAAAAGCAAATAACTTTAGAAAAGTATAACAAAGTGTGCACATAGGCACACTTTTTTTATGCAT
Proteins encoded in this region:
- a CDS encoding FKBP-type peptidyl-prolyl cis-trans isomerase, encoding MKKIAIMALLVVASAGFSTANAQSRKEKKQKKQEQIESIAITTPVSDETAIDITKFDSLSYAAGMNATRGLEKYISSQLGVSKEEMPDFIRGLKEGISKRKDSSFAAYTAGLQIAAQVERAMLPNIKKQFKGISADINDRLFFRGFVDAMKKDTTFFKQEEAQEYLNKKQKALADQRNAQTKAAGEKFLTENKKKPGVVTLPSGLQYKVLVKGNGAKPAKDDMVKVVYEGRTIDGKVFDATSRHGTESDTFGVGKLIKGWTEALMLMPVGSKWEIYIPQELAYGARGAGDDIAPYSALIFTLELKGIEQTAIGVKSK